A genomic stretch from Kogia breviceps isolate mKogBre1 chromosome 1, mKogBre1 haplotype 1, whole genome shotgun sequence includes:
- the CSDE1 gene encoding cold shock domain-containing protein E1 isoform X2: MENVFTVSSDPHPPPTAPPSLSLPLSSSSTSSGTKKQKRTPTYQRSMSFDPNLLHNNGHNGYPNGTSAALRETGVIEKLLTSYGFIQCSERQARLFFHCSQYNGNLQDLKVGDDVEFEVSSDRRTGKPIAVKLVKIKQEILPEERINGQEVFYLTYTPEDVEGNVQLETGDKINFVIDNNKHTGAGSARNIMLLKKKPARCQGVVCAMKDAFGFIERGDIVKEIFFHYSEFKGDLETLQPGDDVEFTIKDRNGKEVATDVRLLPQGTVIFEDISIEHFEGTVTKVIPKVPSKNQNDPLPGRIKVDFVIPKELPFGDKDTKSKVTLLEGDHVRFNISTDRRDKLERATNIEVLSNTFQFTNEAREMGVIAAMRDGFGFIKCVDRDARMFFHFSEILDGNQLHIADEVEFTVVPDMLSAQRNHAIRIKKLPKGTVSFHSHSDHRFLGTVEKEATFSNPKTTSPNKGKEKEAEDGVIAYDDCGVKLTIAFQAKDVEGSNSPQIGDKVEFSISDKQRPGQQIATCVRLLGRNSNSKRLLGYVATLKDNFGFIETANHDKEIFFHYSEFSGDVDSLELGDMVEYSLSKGKGNKVSAEKVNKTHSVNGITEEADPTIYSGKVIRPLRSVDPTQTEYQGMIEIMDEGDMKGEIYPFGIVGMANKGDCLQKGESVKFQLCVLGQNAQTMAYNITPLRRATVECVKDQFGFINYEVGDSKKLFFHVKEVQDGIELQAGDEVEFSVIFNQRTGKCSACNVWRVCEGPKAVAAPRPDRLVNRLKNITLDDASAPRLMVLRQPRGPDNSMGFGAERKIRQAGVID; the protein is encoded by the exons ATGGAGAACGTTTTTACTGTGTCATCAGATCCTCATCCCCCTCCTACAGCCCCTCCTTCACTTTCTTTACCTTTATCTTCATCTTCTACCTCATCTGggactaaaaaacaaaagaggacCCCCACGTATCAGAGATCT aTGAGCTTTGATCCAAATCTTCTCCACAACAATGGGCATAATGGGTACCCCAATGGTACTTCAGCAGCACTGCGTGAAACTGGGGTTATTGAAAAACTGCTAACCTCTTATGGATTTATTCAGTGTTCAGAACGTCAAGCTAGACTTTTCTTCCACTGTTCACAGTATAATGGCAACCTGCAGGACTTAAAAGTAGGAG ATGATGTTGAATTTGAAGTATCATCTGACCGGCGGACTGGGAAACCCATTGCTGTTAAACTGGTGAAGATAAAACAAGAAATCCTCCCTGAAGAACGAATTAATGGACAA GAAGTGTTTTATCTGACTTACACCCCTGAAGATGTTGAAGGGAACGTTCAGCTGGAAACGggagataaaataaactttgtaATTGATAACAATAAACA TACTGGTGCTGGAAGTGCTCGTAATATTATGCTGTTGAAAAAGAAACCAGCTCGCTGTCAGGGAGTAGTTTGTGCCATGAAG GATGCGTTTGGCTTTATTGAAAGAGGTGATATTGTAAAGGAGATATTCTTTCACTATAGTGAATTTAAGGGTGACTTAGAAACCTTGCAGCCTGGAGATGACGTGGAATTCACAATCAAGGACAGAAAT GGTAAAGAAGTTGCAACAGATGTCAGACTGTTGCCTCAAGGAACAGTCATTTTTGAAGATATCAGCATTGAACATTTTGAAGGAACTGTAACCAAAGTTATCCCAAAAGTACCCAGTAAAAACCAG aaTGACCCATTGCCAGGACGCATCAAAGTTGATTTTGTGATTCCTAAAGAACTTCCCTTTGGAGACAAAGATACGAAATCCAAGGTGACCCTGCTGGAAGGCGACCATGTTAGGTTTAATATTTCAACAGACCGTCGTGACAAATTAGAACGAGCAACCAACATAGAAGTTCTGTCAAATACATTTCAGTTCACTAATGAAGCCAGAGAAATG ggtgtaATTGCTGCCATGAGAGATGGTTTTGGTTTCATCAAGTGTGTGGATCGTGATGCTCGTATGTTCTTCCACTTCAGTGAAATTCTGGATGGGAACCAGCTCCATATTGCAGATGAAGTAGAGTTTACTGTGGTTCCT GATATGCTCTCTGCCCAAAGAAATCATGCTATTAGGATTAAAAAACTTCCCAAGGGCACGGTTTCGTTCCACTCCCATTCAGATCATCGTTTTCTGGGCACCGTAGAAAAAGAAGCCACTTTTTCCAATCCTAAAACCACTAGCCcaaataaaggcaaagaaaag GAGGCTGAGGATGGTGTTATTGCTTATGATGATTGTGGGGTGAAATTGACCATTGCTTTTCAAGCCAAGGATGTGGAAGGATCCAATTCTCCTCAGATAGGAGACAAG GTTGAATTTAGTATTAGTGACAAACAGAGGCCTGGACAGCAGATTGCAACTTGTGTGCGACTCTTAGGTCGTAATTCCAACTCCAAGAGGCTCTTGGGTTATGTGGCaactttgaaggataattttggaTTTATTGAAACAGCCAATCATGATAAAGAAATCTTTTTCCATTACAG TGAGTTCTCTGGTGATGTTGATAGCCTGGAACTGGGGGACATGGTCGAGTACAGCTTGTCCAAAGGAAAAGGCAACAAAGTCAGTGCAGAAAAAGTGAACAAAACACACTCAG TGAATGGCATTACTGAGGAAGCTGATCCCACCATCTACTCTGGTAAAGTCATTCGCCCCTTGAGGAGTGTCGATCCAACACAGACTGAGTACCAAGGAATGATTGAGATCATGGATGAAG GGGATATGAAAGGTGAGATCTATCCATTTGGCATAGTTGGGATGGCCAATAAAGGGGATTGCCTACAGAAAGGGGAGAGCGTCAAGTTCCAGTTGTGTGTCCTGGGCCAAAATGCACAGACTATGGCCTACAACATCACACCCCTGCGTAGGGCCACAGTGGAATGTGTGAAAGATCAG tttggcTTCATTAACTATGAAGTAGGAGATAGCAAGAAGCTCTTTTTCCATGTGAAAGAAGTTCAGGATGGCATTGAGCTACAGGCAGGAGATGAGGTGGAATTCTCAGTGATTTTTAATCAACGCACTGGCAAGTGCAGTGCTTGTAATGTTTGGCGAGTCTG CGAGGGCCCCAAGGCTGTTGCAGCTCCACGACCTGATAGGTTGGTTAATCGCTTGAAGAACATCACCCTGGATGATGCCAGTGCTCCTCGCCTAATGGTTCTTCGTCAGCCAAGGGGACCAGATAACTCAATG GGATTTGGTGCCGAAAGAAAGATCCGTCAAGCTGGTGTCATTGACTAA
- the CSDE1 gene encoding cold shock domain-containing protein E1 isoform X4: MSFDPNLLHNNGHNGYPNGTSAALRETGVIEKLLTSYGFIQCSERQARLFFHCSQYNGNLQDLKVGDDVEFEVSSDRRTGKPIAVKLVKIKQEILPEERINGQEVFYLTYTPEDVEGNVQLETGDKINFVIDNNKHTGAGSARNIMLLKKKPARCQGVVCAMKDAFGFIERGDIVKEIFFHYSEFKGDLETLQPGDDVEFTIKDRNGKEVATDVRLLPQGTVIFEDISIEHFEGTVTKVIPKVPSKNQNDPLPGRIKVDFVIPKELPFGDKDTKSKVTLLEGDHVRFNISTDRRDKLERATNIEVLSNTFQFTNEAREMGVIAAMRDGFGFIKCVDRDARMFFHFSEILDGNQLHIADEVEFTVVPDMLSAQRNHAIRIKKLPKGTVSFHSHSDHRFLGTVEKEATFSNPKTTSPNKGKEKEAEDGVIAYDDCGVKLTIAFQAKDVEGSNSPQIGDKVEFSISDKQRPGQQIATCVRLLGRNSNSKRLLGYVATLKDNFGFIETANHDKEIFFHYSEFSGDVDSLELGDMVEYSLSKGKGNKVSAEKVNKTHSVNGITEEADPTIYSGKVIRPLRSVDPTQTEYQGMIEIMDEGDMKGEIYPFGIVGMANKGDCLQKGESVKFQLCVLGQNAQTMAYNITPLRRATVECVKDQFGFINYEVGDSKKLFFHVKEVQDGIELQAGDEVEFSVIFNQRTGKCSACNVWRVCEGPKAVAAPRPDRLVNRLKNITLDDASAPRLMVLRQPRGPDNSMGFGAERKIRQAGVID; the protein is encoded by the exons aTGAGCTTTGATCCAAATCTTCTCCACAACAATGGGCATAATGGGTACCCCAATGGTACTTCAGCAGCACTGCGTGAAACTGGGGTTATTGAAAAACTGCTAACCTCTTATGGATTTATTCAGTGTTCAGAACGTCAAGCTAGACTTTTCTTCCACTGTTCACAGTATAATGGCAACCTGCAGGACTTAAAAGTAGGAG ATGATGTTGAATTTGAAGTATCATCTGACCGGCGGACTGGGAAACCCATTGCTGTTAAACTGGTGAAGATAAAACAAGAAATCCTCCCTGAAGAACGAATTAATGGACAA GAAGTGTTTTATCTGACTTACACCCCTGAAGATGTTGAAGGGAACGTTCAGCTGGAAACGggagataaaataaactttgtaATTGATAACAATAAACA TACTGGTGCTGGAAGTGCTCGTAATATTATGCTGTTGAAAAAGAAACCAGCTCGCTGTCAGGGAGTAGTTTGTGCCATGAAG GATGCGTTTGGCTTTATTGAAAGAGGTGATATTGTAAAGGAGATATTCTTTCACTATAGTGAATTTAAGGGTGACTTAGAAACCTTGCAGCCTGGAGATGACGTGGAATTCACAATCAAGGACAGAAAT GGTAAAGAAGTTGCAACAGATGTCAGACTGTTGCCTCAAGGAACAGTCATTTTTGAAGATATCAGCATTGAACATTTTGAAGGAACTGTAACCAAAGTTATCCCAAAAGTACCCAGTAAAAACCAG aaTGACCCATTGCCAGGACGCATCAAAGTTGATTTTGTGATTCCTAAAGAACTTCCCTTTGGAGACAAAGATACGAAATCCAAGGTGACCCTGCTGGAAGGCGACCATGTTAGGTTTAATATTTCAACAGACCGTCGTGACAAATTAGAACGAGCAACCAACATAGAAGTTCTGTCAAATACATTTCAGTTCACTAATGAAGCCAGAGAAATG ggtgtaATTGCTGCCATGAGAGATGGTTTTGGTTTCATCAAGTGTGTGGATCGTGATGCTCGTATGTTCTTCCACTTCAGTGAAATTCTGGATGGGAACCAGCTCCATATTGCAGATGAAGTAGAGTTTACTGTGGTTCCT GATATGCTCTCTGCCCAAAGAAATCATGCTATTAGGATTAAAAAACTTCCCAAGGGCACGGTTTCGTTCCACTCCCATTCAGATCATCGTTTTCTGGGCACCGTAGAAAAAGAAGCCACTTTTTCCAATCCTAAAACCACTAGCCcaaataaaggcaaagaaaag GAGGCTGAGGATGGTGTTATTGCTTATGATGATTGTGGGGTGAAATTGACCATTGCTTTTCAAGCCAAGGATGTGGAAGGATCCAATTCTCCTCAGATAGGAGACAAG GTTGAATTTAGTATTAGTGACAAACAGAGGCCTGGACAGCAGATTGCAACTTGTGTGCGACTCTTAGGTCGTAATTCCAACTCCAAGAGGCTCTTGGGTTATGTGGCaactttgaaggataattttggaTTTATTGAAACAGCCAATCATGATAAAGAAATCTTTTTCCATTACAG TGAGTTCTCTGGTGATGTTGATAGCCTGGAACTGGGGGACATGGTCGAGTACAGCTTGTCCAAAGGAAAAGGCAACAAAGTCAGTGCAGAAAAAGTGAACAAAACACACTCAG TGAATGGCATTACTGAGGAAGCTGATCCCACCATCTACTCTGGTAAAGTCATTCGCCCCTTGAGGAGTGTCGATCCAACACAGACTGAGTACCAAGGAATGATTGAGATCATGGATGAAG GGGATATGAAAGGTGAGATCTATCCATTTGGCATAGTTGGGATGGCCAATAAAGGGGATTGCCTACAGAAAGGGGAGAGCGTCAAGTTCCAGTTGTGTGTCCTGGGCCAAAATGCACAGACTATGGCCTACAACATCACACCCCTGCGTAGGGCCACAGTGGAATGTGTGAAAGATCAG tttggcTTCATTAACTATGAAGTAGGAGATAGCAAGAAGCTCTTTTTCCATGTGAAAGAAGTTCAGGATGGCATTGAGCTACAGGCAGGAGATGAGGTGGAATTCTCAGTGATTTTTAATCAACGCACTGGCAAGTGCAGTGCTTGTAATGTTTGGCGAGTCTG CGAGGGCCCCAAGGCTGTTGCAGCTCCACGACCTGATAGGTTGGTTAATCGCTTGAAGAACATCACCCTGGATGATGCCAGTGCTCCTCGCCTAATGGTTCTTCGTCAGCCAAGGGGACCAGATAACTCAATG GGATTTGGTGCCGAAAGAAAGATCCGTCAAGCTGGTGTCATTGACTAA
- the CSDE1 gene encoding cold shock domain-containing protein E1 isoform X1 — MENVFTVSSDPHPPPTAPPSLSLPLSSSSTSSGTKKQKRTPTYQRSMSFDPNLLHNNGHNGYPNGTSAALRETGVIEKLLTSYGFIQCSERQARLFFHCSQYNGNLQDLKVGDDVEFEVSSDRRTGKPIAVKLVKIKQEILPEERINGQVVCAVPHNLESKSPAAPGQSPTGSVCYERNGEVFYLTYTPEDVEGNVQLETGDKINFVIDNNKHTGAGSARNIMLLKKKPARCQGVVCAMKDAFGFIERGDIVKEIFFHYSEFKGDLETLQPGDDVEFTIKDRNGKEVATDVRLLPQGTVIFEDISIEHFEGTVTKVIPKVPSKNQNDPLPGRIKVDFVIPKELPFGDKDTKSKVTLLEGDHVRFNISTDRRDKLERATNIEVLSNTFQFTNEAREMGVIAAMRDGFGFIKCVDRDARMFFHFSEILDGNQLHIADEVEFTVVPDMLSAQRNHAIRIKKLPKGTVSFHSHSDHRFLGTVEKEATFSNPKTTSPNKGKEKEAEDGVIAYDDCGVKLTIAFQAKDVEGSNSPQIGDKVEFSISDKQRPGQQIATCVRLLGRNSNSKRLLGYVATLKDNFGFIETANHDKEIFFHYSEFSGDVDSLELGDMVEYSLSKGKGNKVSAEKVNKTHSVNGITEEADPTIYSGKVIRPLRSVDPTQTEYQGMIEIMDEGDMKGEIYPFGIVGMANKGDCLQKGESVKFQLCVLGQNAQTMAYNITPLRRATVECVKDQFGFINYEVGDSKKLFFHVKEVQDGIELQAGDEVEFSVIFNQRTGKCSACNVWRVCEGPKAVAAPRPDRLVNRLKNITLDDASAPRLMVLRQPRGPDNSMGFGAERKIRQAGVID, encoded by the exons ATGGAGAACGTTTTTACTGTGTCATCAGATCCTCATCCCCCTCCTACAGCCCCTCCTTCACTTTCTTTACCTTTATCTTCATCTTCTACCTCATCTGggactaaaaaacaaaagaggacCCCCACGTATCAGAGATCT aTGAGCTTTGATCCAAATCTTCTCCACAACAATGGGCATAATGGGTACCCCAATGGTACTTCAGCAGCACTGCGTGAAACTGGGGTTATTGAAAAACTGCTAACCTCTTATGGATTTATTCAGTGTTCAGAACGTCAAGCTAGACTTTTCTTCCACTGTTCACAGTATAATGGCAACCTGCAGGACTTAAAAGTAGGAG ATGATGTTGAATTTGAAGTATCATCTGACCGGCGGACTGGGAAACCCATTGCTGTTAAACTGGTGAAGATAAAACAAGAAATCCTCCCTGAAGAACGAATTAATGGACAA GTTGTGTGCGCTGTTCCTCACAACTTAGAGAGTAAATCTCCAGCTGCCCCGGGTCAGAGTCCAACAGGGAGTGTATGCTACGAACGTAATGGG GAAGTGTTTTATCTGACTTACACCCCTGAAGATGTTGAAGGGAACGTTCAGCTGGAAACGggagataaaataaactttgtaATTGATAACAATAAACA TACTGGTGCTGGAAGTGCTCGTAATATTATGCTGTTGAAAAAGAAACCAGCTCGCTGTCAGGGAGTAGTTTGTGCCATGAAG GATGCGTTTGGCTTTATTGAAAGAGGTGATATTGTAAAGGAGATATTCTTTCACTATAGTGAATTTAAGGGTGACTTAGAAACCTTGCAGCCTGGAGATGACGTGGAATTCACAATCAAGGACAGAAAT GGTAAAGAAGTTGCAACAGATGTCAGACTGTTGCCTCAAGGAACAGTCATTTTTGAAGATATCAGCATTGAACATTTTGAAGGAACTGTAACCAAAGTTATCCCAAAAGTACCCAGTAAAAACCAG aaTGACCCATTGCCAGGACGCATCAAAGTTGATTTTGTGATTCCTAAAGAACTTCCCTTTGGAGACAAAGATACGAAATCCAAGGTGACCCTGCTGGAAGGCGACCATGTTAGGTTTAATATTTCAACAGACCGTCGTGACAAATTAGAACGAGCAACCAACATAGAAGTTCTGTCAAATACATTTCAGTTCACTAATGAAGCCAGAGAAATG ggtgtaATTGCTGCCATGAGAGATGGTTTTGGTTTCATCAAGTGTGTGGATCGTGATGCTCGTATGTTCTTCCACTTCAGTGAAATTCTGGATGGGAACCAGCTCCATATTGCAGATGAAGTAGAGTTTACTGTGGTTCCT GATATGCTCTCTGCCCAAAGAAATCATGCTATTAGGATTAAAAAACTTCCCAAGGGCACGGTTTCGTTCCACTCCCATTCAGATCATCGTTTTCTGGGCACCGTAGAAAAAGAAGCCACTTTTTCCAATCCTAAAACCACTAGCCcaaataaaggcaaagaaaag GAGGCTGAGGATGGTGTTATTGCTTATGATGATTGTGGGGTGAAATTGACCATTGCTTTTCAAGCCAAGGATGTGGAAGGATCCAATTCTCCTCAGATAGGAGACAAG GTTGAATTTAGTATTAGTGACAAACAGAGGCCTGGACAGCAGATTGCAACTTGTGTGCGACTCTTAGGTCGTAATTCCAACTCCAAGAGGCTCTTGGGTTATGTGGCaactttgaaggataattttggaTTTATTGAAACAGCCAATCATGATAAAGAAATCTTTTTCCATTACAG TGAGTTCTCTGGTGATGTTGATAGCCTGGAACTGGGGGACATGGTCGAGTACAGCTTGTCCAAAGGAAAAGGCAACAAAGTCAGTGCAGAAAAAGTGAACAAAACACACTCAG TGAATGGCATTACTGAGGAAGCTGATCCCACCATCTACTCTGGTAAAGTCATTCGCCCCTTGAGGAGTGTCGATCCAACACAGACTGAGTACCAAGGAATGATTGAGATCATGGATGAAG GGGATATGAAAGGTGAGATCTATCCATTTGGCATAGTTGGGATGGCCAATAAAGGGGATTGCCTACAGAAAGGGGAGAGCGTCAAGTTCCAGTTGTGTGTCCTGGGCCAAAATGCACAGACTATGGCCTACAACATCACACCCCTGCGTAGGGCCACAGTGGAATGTGTGAAAGATCAG tttggcTTCATTAACTATGAAGTAGGAGATAGCAAGAAGCTCTTTTTCCATGTGAAAGAAGTTCAGGATGGCATTGAGCTACAGGCAGGAGATGAGGTGGAATTCTCAGTGATTTTTAATCAACGCACTGGCAAGTGCAGTGCTTGTAATGTTTGGCGAGTCTG CGAGGGCCCCAAGGCTGTTGCAGCTCCACGACCTGATAGGTTGGTTAATCGCTTGAAGAACATCACCCTGGATGATGCCAGTGCTCCTCGCCTAATGGTTCTTCGTCAGCCAAGGGGACCAGATAACTCAATG GGATTTGGTGCCGAAAGAAAGATCCGTCAAGCTGGTGTCATTGACTAA
- the CSDE1 gene encoding cold shock domain-containing protein E1 isoform X3 produces the protein MSFDPNLLHNNGHNGYPNGTSAALRETGVIEKLLTSYGFIQCSERQARLFFHCSQYNGNLQDLKVGDDVEFEVSSDRRTGKPIAVKLVKIKQEILPEERINGQVVCAVPHNLESKSPAAPGQSPTGSVCYERNGEVFYLTYTPEDVEGNVQLETGDKINFVIDNNKHTGAGSARNIMLLKKKPARCQGVVCAMKDAFGFIERGDIVKEIFFHYSEFKGDLETLQPGDDVEFTIKDRNGKEVATDVRLLPQGTVIFEDISIEHFEGTVTKVIPKVPSKNQNDPLPGRIKVDFVIPKELPFGDKDTKSKVTLLEGDHVRFNISTDRRDKLERATNIEVLSNTFQFTNEAREMGVIAAMRDGFGFIKCVDRDARMFFHFSEILDGNQLHIADEVEFTVVPDMLSAQRNHAIRIKKLPKGTVSFHSHSDHRFLGTVEKEATFSNPKTTSPNKGKEKEAEDGVIAYDDCGVKLTIAFQAKDVEGSNSPQIGDKVEFSISDKQRPGQQIATCVRLLGRNSNSKRLLGYVATLKDNFGFIETANHDKEIFFHYSEFSGDVDSLELGDMVEYSLSKGKGNKVSAEKVNKTHSVNGITEEADPTIYSGKVIRPLRSVDPTQTEYQGMIEIMDEGDMKGEIYPFGIVGMANKGDCLQKGESVKFQLCVLGQNAQTMAYNITPLRRATVECVKDQFGFINYEVGDSKKLFFHVKEVQDGIELQAGDEVEFSVIFNQRTGKCSACNVWRVCEGPKAVAAPRPDRLVNRLKNITLDDASAPRLMVLRQPRGPDNSMGFGAERKIRQAGVID, from the exons aTGAGCTTTGATCCAAATCTTCTCCACAACAATGGGCATAATGGGTACCCCAATGGTACTTCAGCAGCACTGCGTGAAACTGGGGTTATTGAAAAACTGCTAACCTCTTATGGATTTATTCAGTGTTCAGAACGTCAAGCTAGACTTTTCTTCCACTGTTCACAGTATAATGGCAACCTGCAGGACTTAAAAGTAGGAG ATGATGTTGAATTTGAAGTATCATCTGACCGGCGGACTGGGAAACCCATTGCTGTTAAACTGGTGAAGATAAAACAAGAAATCCTCCCTGAAGAACGAATTAATGGACAA GTTGTGTGCGCTGTTCCTCACAACTTAGAGAGTAAATCTCCAGCTGCCCCGGGTCAGAGTCCAACAGGGAGTGTATGCTACGAACGTAATGGG GAAGTGTTTTATCTGACTTACACCCCTGAAGATGTTGAAGGGAACGTTCAGCTGGAAACGggagataaaataaactttgtaATTGATAACAATAAACA TACTGGTGCTGGAAGTGCTCGTAATATTATGCTGTTGAAAAAGAAACCAGCTCGCTGTCAGGGAGTAGTTTGTGCCATGAAG GATGCGTTTGGCTTTATTGAAAGAGGTGATATTGTAAAGGAGATATTCTTTCACTATAGTGAATTTAAGGGTGACTTAGAAACCTTGCAGCCTGGAGATGACGTGGAATTCACAATCAAGGACAGAAAT GGTAAAGAAGTTGCAACAGATGTCAGACTGTTGCCTCAAGGAACAGTCATTTTTGAAGATATCAGCATTGAACATTTTGAAGGAACTGTAACCAAAGTTATCCCAAAAGTACCCAGTAAAAACCAG aaTGACCCATTGCCAGGACGCATCAAAGTTGATTTTGTGATTCCTAAAGAACTTCCCTTTGGAGACAAAGATACGAAATCCAAGGTGACCCTGCTGGAAGGCGACCATGTTAGGTTTAATATTTCAACAGACCGTCGTGACAAATTAGAACGAGCAACCAACATAGAAGTTCTGTCAAATACATTTCAGTTCACTAATGAAGCCAGAGAAATG ggtgtaATTGCTGCCATGAGAGATGGTTTTGGTTTCATCAAGTGTGTGGATCGTGATGCTCGTATGTTCTTCCACTTCAGTGAAATTCTGGATGGGAACCAGCTCCATATTGCAGATGAAGTAGAGTTTACTGTGGTTCCT GATATGCTCTCTGCCCAAAGAAATCATGCTATTAGGATTAAAAAACTTCCCAAGGGCACGGTTTCGTTCCACTCCCATTCAGATCATCGTTTTCTGGGCACCGTAGAAAAAGAAGCCACTTTTTCCAATCCTAAAACCACTAGCCcaaataaaggcaaagaaaag GAGGCTGAGGATGGTGTTATTGCTTATGATGATTGTGGGGTGAAATTGACCATTGCTTTTCAAGCCAAGGATGTGGAAGGATCCAATTCTCCTCAGATAGGAGACAAG GTTGAATTTAGTATTAGTGACAAACAGAGGCCTGGACAGCAGATTGCAACTTGTGTGCGACTCTTAGGTCGTAATTCCAACTCCAAGAGGCTCTTGGGTTATGTGGCaactttgaaggataattttggaTTTATTGAAACAGCCAATCATGATAAAGAAATCTTTTTCCATTACAG TGAGTTCTCTGGTGATGTTGATAGCCTGGAACTGGGGGACATGGTCGAGTACAGCTTGTCCAAAGGAAAAGGCAACAAAGTCAGTGCAGAAAAAGTGAACAAAACACACTCAG TGAATGGCATTACTGAGGAAGCTGATCCCACCATCTACTCTGGTAAAGTCATTCGCCCCTTGAGGAGTGTCGATCCAACACAGACTGAGTACCAAGGAATGATTGAGATCATGGATGAAG GGGATATGAAAGGTGAGATCTATCCATTTGGCATAGTTGGGATGGCCAATAAAGGGGATTGCCTACAGAAAGGGGAGAGCGTCAAGTTCCAGTTGTGTGTCCTGGGCCAAAATGCACAGACTATGGCCTACAACATCACACCCCTGCGTAGGGCCACAGTGGAATGTGTGAAAGATCAG tttggcTTCATTAACTATGAAGTAGGAGATAGCAAGAAGCTCTTTTTCCATGTGAAAGAAGTTCAGGATGGCATTGAGCTACAGGCAGGAGATGAGGTGGAATTCTCAGTGATTTTTAATCAACGCACTGGCAAGTGCAGTGCTTGTAATGTTTGGCGAGTCTG CGAGGGCCCCAAGGCTGTTGCAGCTCCACGACCTGATAGGTTGGTTAATCGCTTGAAGAACATCACCCTGGATGATGCCAGTGCTCCTCGCCTAATGGTTCTTCGTCAGCCAAGGGGACCAGATAACTCAATG GGATTTGGTGCCGAAAGAAAGATCCGTCAAGCTGGTGTCATTGACTAA